In Populus trichocarpa isolate Nisqually-1 chromosome 16, P.trichocarpa_v4.1, whole genome shotgun sequence, a genomic segment contains:
- the LOC7453738 gene encoding uncharacterized protein LOC7453738, with protein MGVKQAIKSLDAFPRAEEHLLQKTQSGALVSVIGLVIMATLFYHELAYYLTTYTVHQMSVDLQRGEILPIHVNITFPSLPCDVLSVDAIDMSGKHEVDLDTNIWKLRLNSHGHITGTEYLSDLVEKEHEAHNHDHDKDHHKDSHEEQHTHGFDDAAETMIKKVKQALANGEGCRVYGVLDVQRVAGNFHISVHGLNIFVAQMIFDGAKHVNVSHIIHDLSFGPKYPGIHNPLDGTARILRETSGIFKYYIKIVPTEYRYISKDVLPTNQFSVTEYFSPITDFDRTWPAVYFLYDLSPITVTIKEERRSFLHFITRLCAILGGTFALTGMLDRWMYRLLEALTKPNRGSGFL; from the exons ATGGGAGTGAAACAAGCTATAAAGAGCCTGGATGCGTTTCCCCGTGCGGAAGAGCATTTGTTGCAAAAGACACAATCTGGGGCTCTTG TTTCCGTCATTGGGCTAGTTATAATGGCTACGCTGTTCTACCATGAGTTGGCATATTATCTTACTACATATACGGTCCATCAG ATGTCTGTAGACTTGCAACGTGGAGAAATTCTTCCAATTCACGTTAATATTACATTTCCCTCTTTACCTTGTGATG TTTTGAGTGTGGATGCAATTGACATGTCAGGAAAGCATGAAGTGGATCTGGATACAAACATATGGAAA CTTCGCTTGAACAGTCATGGCCATATCACCGGCACTGAATATTTATCAGACCTTGTAGAGAAGGAACATGAAGCTCACAACCATG ATCATGATAAAGATCATCACAAGGATTCCCATGAAGAACAGCATACCCATGGCTTTGATGATGCTGCTGAAACTATGATCAAGAAGGTCAAGCAAGCATTGGCAAATGGAGAAGGATGTCGG GTTTATGGCGTTCTAGATGTCCAAAGGGTTGCTGGCAACTTTCATATTTCAGTTCATGGACTAAACATTTTTGTTGCTCAAATG ATTTTTGATGGAGCTAAGCATGTCAATGTAAGTCATATTATCCATGACTTATCATTTGGACCAAAATATCCTGGAATTCACAACCCTCTTGATGGGACTGCACGGATTCTGCGTGAAACAAGCGGAATATTCAAATATtacatcaag ATTGTTCCAACTGAGTACAGGTACATCTCCAAAGATGTTTTGCCGACCAATCAATTCTCTGTTACGGAGTACTTTTCTCCCATTACAGATTTTGATAGGACATGGCCAG CTGTGTACTTCTTGTATGATTTGTCACCTATCACCGTCACAATCAAAGAAGAACGGCGtagttttcttcattttatcaCTCGGCTCTGTGCGATTTTAGGGGGTACATTTGCCTTGACAG GAATGCTAGATCGGTGGATGTACAGGCTTCTTGAGGCACTGACTAAACCAAACCGTGGAAGTGGATTCCTATAA
- the LOC7455872 gene encoding membrane-associated progesterone-binding protein 4 isoform X2, with protein MATVIIKRLAKSPFVLITVLVTLAAFSFTPRFPFKSFRNSLQQQRLFTVEELALYNGTDDTLPILLGILGSVFDVTKGKSHYAVGGGYHHFSGRDASRAFVSGNFTGDGLTDSLRGLSSTEVKSIVEWREFYFRSYTNQIFTEQVQLLILTWWSQSQILNVRFVGKLVGRYYDSEGNPTKSLKGVEAKAARGTQLLEKQKKEEAKQPSCNSRWSQGEGGEVWCDDGFPRLVQRPLEIALTGKMSKRCACFKEDQLSETGLEVYEGCDYLSKTCRV; from the exons ATGGCAactgtaataataaagagattagcaaaatctccttttgttttgattactGTTTTAGTCACTCTCGCTGCTTTCTCCTTCACCCCCAGATTTCCCTTCAAATCCTTTAGGAATTCTCTTCAACAACAG AGATTGTTCACTGTTGAAGAACTTGCTTTGTACAATGGAACTGATGATACATTGCCCATCCTTTTAGGAATTCTTGG atcTGTGTTTGATGTAACAAAAGGAAAATCTCATTATGCGGTAGGAGGGGGTTACCACCATTTTTCTGGAAG AGATGCTTCTCGTGCATTTGTTTCAGGAAACTTTACAG GAGATGGACTCACAGACTCATTGCGTGGTTTGTCGAGTACTGAG GTGAAGAGTATTGTTGAATGGCGAGAATTCTACTTCAGAAGCTACAC AAATCAAATATTCACTGAACAAGTACAACTCTTGATATTGACTTGGTGGTCGCAATCACAAATCCTGAATGTCAGGTTTGTTGGTAAACTGGTTGGTCGCTATTATGATAGTGAAGGAAATCCTACCAAATCTTTGAAGGGAGTTGAAGCAAAGGCTGCAAGAGGCACCCAGCTTCTggagaaacagaaaaaagagGAGGCCAAACAGCCTAGTTGCAATTCGAGGTGGAGCCAGGGAGAGGGTGGAGAG GTCTGGTGTGATGATGGCTTCCCAAGGTTAGTGCAGAGACCACTAGAAATTGCTTTGACTGGGAAGATGAGCAAGCGATGCGCTTGCT
- the LOC7455872 gene encoding membrane-associated progesterone-binding protein 4 isoform X1 — MATVIIKRLAKSPFVLITVLVTLAAFSFTPRFPFKSFRNSLQQQVQRLFTVEELALYNGTDDTLPILLGILGSVFDVTKGKSHYAVGGGYHHFSGRDASRAFVSGNFTGDGLTDSLRGLSSTEVKSIVEWREFYFRSYTNQIFTEQVQLLILTWWSQSQILNVRFVGKLVGRYYDSEGNPTKSLKGVEAKAARGTQLLEKQKKEEAKQPSCNSRWSQGEGGEVWCDDGFPRLVQRPLEIALTGKMSKRCACFKEDQLSETGLEVYEGCDYLSKTCRV, encoded by the exons ATGGCAactgtaataataaagagattagcaaaatctccttttgttttgattactGTTTTAGTCACTCTCGCTGCTTTCTCCTTCACCCCCAGATTTCCCTTCAAATCCTTTAGGAATTCTCTTCAACAACAGGTCCAG AGATTGTTCACTGTTGAAGAACTTGCTTTGTACAATGGAACTGATGATACATTGCCCATCCTTTTAGGAATTCTTGG atcTGTGTTTGATGTAACAAAAGGAAAATCTCATTATGCGGTAGGAGGGGGTTACCACCATTTTTCTGGAAG AGATGCTTCTCGTGCATTTGTTTCAGGAAACTTTACAG GAGATGGACTCACAGACTCATTGCGTGGTTTGTCGAGTACTGAG GTGAAGAGTATTGTTGAATGGCGAGAATTCTACTTCAGAAGCTACAC AAATCAAATATTCACTGAACAAGTACAACTCTTGATATTGACTTGGTGGTCGCAATCACAAATCCTGAATGTCAGGTTTGTTGGTAAACTGGTTGGTCGCTATTATGATAGTGAAGGAAATCCTACCAAATCTTTGAAGGGAGTTGAAGCAAAGGCTGCAAGAGGCACCCAGCTTCTggagaaacagaaaaaagagGAGGCCAAACAGCCTAGTTGCAATTCGAGGTGGAGCCAGGGAGAGGGTGGAGAG GTCTGGTGTGATGATGGCTTCCCAAGGTTAGTGCAGAGACCACTAGAAATTGCTTTGACTGGGAAGATGAGCAAGCGATGCGCTTGCT
- the LOC7455872 gene encoding membrane-associated progesterone-binding protein 4 isoform X5, with protein sequence MATVIIKRLAKSPFVLITVLVTLAAFSFTPRFPFKSFRNSLQQQVQRLFTVEELALYNGTDDTLPILLGILGSVFDVTKGKSHYAVGGGYHHFSGRDASRAFVSGNFTGDGLTDSLRGLSSTEVKSIVEWREFYFRSYTNQIFTEQVQLLILTWWSQSQILNVRFVGKLVGRYYDSEGNPTKSLKGVEAKAARGTQLLEKQKKEEAKQPSCNSRWSQGEGGELWAGLV encoded by the exons ATGGCAactgtaataataaagagattagcaaaatctccttttgttttgattactGTTTTAGTCACTCTCGCTGCTTTCTCCTTCACCCCCAGATTTCCCTTCAAATCCTTTAGGAATTCTCTTCAACAACAGGTCCAG AGATTGTTCACTGTTGAAGAACTTGCTTTGTACAATGGAACTGATGATACATTGCCCATCCTTTTAGGAATTCTTGG atcTGTGTTTGATGTAACAAAAGGAAAATCTCATTATGCGGTAGGAGGGGGTTACCACCATTTTTCTGGAAG AGATGCTTCTCGTGCATTTGTTTCAGGAAACTTTACAG GAGATGGACTCACAGACTCATTGCGTGGTTTGTCGAGTACTGAG GTGAAGAGTATTGTTGAATGGCGAGAATTCTACTTCAGAAGCTACAC AAATCAAATATTCACTGAACAAGTACAACTCTTGATATTGACTTGGTGGTCGCAATCACAAATCCTGAATGTCAGGTTTGTTGGTAAACTGGTTGGTCGCTATTATGATAGTGAAGGAAATCCTACCAAATCTTTGAAGGGAGTTGAAGCAAAGGCTGCAAGAGGCACCCAGCTTCTggagaaacagaaaaaagagGAGGCCAAACAGCCTAGTTGCAATTCGAGGTGGAGCCAGGGAGAGGGTGGAGAG CTTTGGGCAGGTCTGGTGTGA
- the LOC7455873 gene encoding uncharacterized protein LOC7455873 yields MEEENPVAKHQDSTSGSPDHSQVCSRKPSLSSLEIPARSLETEFTKIEIAQSPSSAKPGLPPRPSSAKFKSTVKSLLPQRSLKAKNLIQDGEKTVLIVPDTPPSDSPAAKPSTSRSFSLNKVLFPLKSTNSLPVTPSANSDPEALQERNVNSCSDYDKVEVQHHIRRSLSVPVNIKVRSLRRTDSGGGLFRVVSATPRPVTADSTSTNDASTTEIAIEDDGEDIPEDEAVCRICLVELSEGGDAFKMECSCKGELALAHQQCAVKWFSIKGNKTCDVCKQDVQNLPVTLLKIHNPQATGRRPLPAPQQREVARYRVWQDVPVLVMVSMLAYFCFLEQLLVSDLGPRALAISLPFSCVLGLLSSMIATTMVNRSYIWAYASFQFAVVILFAHIFYTVLNVNPILSVLLSSFTGFGIAISTNSLLVEYLRWRSSRLLQYSHQQNNRAVQQAQQLQQQQSTQTWHQEHQQPRQQSVEDSNVGSTDSTRQREATIPNS; encoded by the exons atggaagaagaaaatccaGTTGCCAAACATCAAGATTCCACGTCAGGTTCCCCTGATCATTCTCAG GTTTGTTCAAGAAAACCGAGCCTCAGTTCTCTAGAAATACCAGCAAGGTCACTAGAAACAGAATTTACGAAAATCGAAATAGCGCAAAGCCCTAGCTCAGCTAAACCAGGCTTGCCGCCGCGGCCGAGTTCAGCTAAATTTAAGTCGACAGTGAAGAGTTTGCTTCCGCAGAGAAgtttaaaagctaaaaatttAATACAAGATGGTGAAAAAACGGTGCTAATTGTTCCTGATACGCCGCCGTCTGATAGTCCTGCTGCTAAGCCTTCTACTTCGAGGTCGTTTTCGCTTAATAAAGTTCTGTTTCCGTTAAAATCGACGAATTCTTTGCCTGTTACGCCGTCTGCGAATTCCGATCCCGAGGCCCTGCAGGAGCGAAATGTTAATTCTTGTTCTGATTATGAT AAGGTAGAAGTTCAGCATCATATAAGACGTTCATTATCAGTTCCGGTGAATATAAAAGTTAGGAGTTTAAGACGGACAGATTCAGGTGGAGGTTTGTTTCGTGTGGTTTCAGCAACTCCACGTCCTGTGACAGCTGATAGCACGTCGACGAATGATGCCTCTACGACAGAAattg CGATTGAAGATGATGGTGAAGATATTCCTGAAGATGAAGCGGTCTGTAGAATTTGTTTGGTTGAGCTTAGCGAAGGTGGTGATGCTTTCAAGATGGAGTGTAGTTGTAAAGGAGAGCTTGCGCTTGCGCATCAGCAATGTGCTGTGAAGTGGTTTAGTATCAAAGGAAACAAGACATGCGATGTTTGTAAGCAGGATGTTCAGAATTTGCCTGTAACATTACTAAAGATACATAATCCTCAAGCAACTGGTAGGAGGCCATTACCTGCACCTCAGCAGAGGGAAGTTGCTCGTTACAg GGTTTGGCAGGATGTACCAGTTCTTGTCATGGTCAGTATGCTAGCATATTTCTGCTTTCTGGAGCAACTACTG GTATCTGACTTGGGCCCTCGTGCTCTTGCCATTTCATTGCCTTTCTCTTGTGTTTTAGGTCTCCTTTCTTCCATGATTGCTACCACCATGG TAAACCGGAGTTACATATGGGCATATGCTTCCTTCCAGTTTGCTGTAGTCATCTTGTTCGCTCATATATTTTATACCGTG CTCAATGTGAACCCTATACTCTCTGTCCTGCTATCCTCATTCACTGGTTTTGGGATTGCAATTAGCACAAATTCTCTTCTTGTGGAGTACCTGAGGTGGAGGTCAAGCAGGCTATTGCAATATTCTCATCAGCAAAACAACAGAGCTGTGCAGCAGGCGCAGCAACTGCAACAACAGCAGTCCACACAGACATGGCATCAAGAGCATCAACAACCCAGACAACAATCCGTAGAAGATTCCAATGTTGGTTCCACTGATAGCACAAGGCAACGAGAAGCTACAATTCCAAATTCGTAG